Within Meles meles chromosome 19, mMelMel3.1 paternal haplotype, whole genome shotgun sequence, the genomic segment GCACTGTGCCTGTGCCACAGGACCTTGGGGTAGTAGGTACTTCCGATAGAACTATTGAAGGTATGGTTGGCTGAGTGGTGCGCACCATGGCCAGGAGACCCggcttgtttttctcctcttccatccCATCCCTGGCTCCCAACAGTGCCCGCAGAGTGCGGCCAGCccatggtggggggggaggggacctgccccttccccagtaCATGAACGTGAGGCAGGGTCATGGGAGAGCTCAGTGTCCTTTCCTTTCGTTGTACCCTTCCTGTGGCAAGCGACCTGAAAGGACAtgacctccccttccccccagcccccagctccacCCAGTCTGTCTTTCCTCCGTTGTATCCCCAGCACGAGGCACAGAGTGGGCGATCGGGCGGTGGTGGTTGAGTGCTGGCCGGCAGGCAggctggcctgacccaccccctCCCACAGCACATCAATGAGCTGACCATGAAGCTGAGCGTGGAGGACGTGCTGACGCGGGCGGAGGCTCTGTACCGGCAGCTGACCGCCTGCCCTGTGAGTCCGGGCCCTCTCCCAGCagcctccccctacccctccctctGGGGGTAAAACTACTGACTTTGCGCCTCTACCCCCACCTCCCTAGGAGCTGCCCCACAACGTGCAGGAGGTCTTGGGTCTGGTGCCCCCCGCAGAGCCCCAAAGTCCCTCGCCCCCTACCTCTCCACTGCCTCTCTCACCCACCCGGGCCCCACCGGCCCCACCGCCCCCCGAGGACACAGCCCCCCAGCCCGACAGCAGCCTAGAGATCctgccagaggaggaggaagaggaaagtgCTGAGTCCTAACCCCGGGGCCGGCCGGCTGGCCCGCCCAACACAGGCACTTTATCCTGCTCTCCGAGGCTGGGAGGAAGGGTGTGGCGGGCCCTTCCCGCCAGTGCCTCCGCGCCCCCACAATGAGCTGATTTGCTTACACGGACACTTCTCGTGTCCAGTTGTCCTCATGTAGGTGGAGGAAGGAGGCTGCCTCTTTGGCATGGACCCgcatggggagggggtggtggctCATGGTCCCTTTTGGCCGTGCGGTGGAGCGGACACCTGACCACGTGATCCTGATCCAGCCAATGAGACGGAAGAGAAGGCCCCCTGTGGGCTGGTGGAGGTGGGGCCCTGACCCCTTCCTGGGTCTGGGGCTTTGGGAGGAGTGAGGATGTGGTGCTGGGGTATGGCCGCCGCCAGTGCTGTGCGGGGACACATCCCGGACATAACCGAGATGGAAGGGCCTGCAGAGCTGTTCAGACGCTCTGGGGACTCTGCTTACCAGCTTCTTGTTATgtgaacaaaaaaaataaaactcgtGTTTAACCTACTGTTTATCGTGCTTTCTGTGACTGGCATCAGGACTCCCATCTGTTTCGTGACAGCCGGAGCGGACACTGTGATTACCATTTCCCAGGGGCGCAAAGCTGTTTCGGTCCTGTCCCCCTTCCCCAGTGGAGCCCTGCTGCTCAGGGAGAAGTAGGACAGCTTCTGGGGGTTCCAGAATAGGCGCATCCTTCTACCGCGAAGGCTAATGGTTTGCTCCACACAACCGGGGAGCAGACCGAACCCAGGGAGCAGGCAGGACCACAGGGCTTTTTCTGAAAATACTTTTAATGCTCGGGTCTCTTGTGGGTGGTGTGCCGAGCGGTTATCCCGTGCACAGCCTGGGCGTGGGTGGCACCGCCCTTTTCGAACTCGCAGCGGGTACGGCTGGGCACCAGGCGCACTACGCCCTCCTCGGTGTCGCTGTCGACCATCATGTGCCCCTCTCGGCTGTTGATCAACACCGCAGCTCGAAGCGCCGACTTGACAGCGGTCTCCACCCAGCCGTGCGGGTAGGCCGTGTGCTCACCGGCGAAGTAGATGCGGCCGTAGGGGACCGCCCAGTCGTAGTCCGGCCCCTCGTCCTTGTCTTCACGCCAGAGCAGGGGCGGCTGCACCACGAAGCCGCCCTGGCTATGCGGGTCCTCCGCCCAGCGTTTGACGATGCCGCTGCCGTCCCACAGCCGGTACACAATCGGCCCGTGCAGCGCCGCCACGTCGTCGAGCGCCACGCGCATCGCGTCTTCTGGGCGCAGGCCAGCAAACGACGCCGCCGCGTCCGACCAAGTGTACGAGGCCAGCAGCAGCGCGCCCTCGCCCGGAGGCGGGTAGAATATCACCCGCGACGGGCGGGCGGTGCTCGAGTGGCCGCCCTCGATGTGCTCGTCGTGCCAGAAGGGTCGGCGGAAACTCAGGAACACCTTGGTGGCCGGCACGTAGTGCAGCGCGCGCAGCGCCTCCTGCCGCCTTCGAGACAGCGGCGGCGAAAAGGTAATGCGCTGCAGCGCCGGGCCGCTGGCTGTCAGCAGCACCACGTCGGCGGTCATGGCCTTCAGACTCCGGGCCCTGCGCGAGCTGGCGATGTGCACGCGCACATCGTGCGTCCCCTGCGTTATCGCCACGACAGGCGCGTGCAGCAGCACCGGCCCGGACAGCGAGCTCAGCAGCGCTCGCGGCAGCAGGTCCCAGCCGCCCACGATGCGGCTGTACCTGCAGGCAGGGCGGGAGCGTGAGCCCGGAGCTCCGGCCCTGCAGCTCCTCGTCGGCTCCTCCCAGCGGGACCGTTCCCGCGCACTCCCGGGTGGGCGTAGTTTTTGGCTGCAGGTCCCCTCTTCTCCCGCCCCTTCTCGGAGGGCCCGCCCACTCCCTTACGGGCCCCAGCACCTGCCTGCTCCTCGCTGACCCCGCCCACTCATCACCCCTGCCCTCGCCAGTCCCCGACGTCCCCCAAGGACCAGGGAGCAGAGAAGTGTCCAGAGCCCCACACCGCTCCCCTTCTCCTCTGGGCCACGCCTTCCTCTGGGAACCATTCCTACCCCGTTCCTCCCGAGGACCCGGGATGAAGACGCGAGTGCGGCAGGACACGGGCACCCCTTCTCATCTTCTCTCCAGTCCCGACCCCACCCAACACCGATGGTCCCGCCCGCCCGATTACTCGCGAGCCTGGATCCCGttggccccgcccctgcccgctGGCCCCGCCCCTCACCGGAGCCGGTCGCTGAGGCAGCTGTGGGCCCTTAGGGCCTCAGCAAAGCTGAGATAGAAGAAGCCATCTTTGGACATCACGTCTCCCAGGAGCCGCACGGCAGGCTGGCTCAGGTTCCCCTCCCCGAGAAGGTATTCCTGCAGGACCGGTGCACGCGCAGGTAAGGACCCAAGTGGGCTGCACCCGCCGGCTCTGGCCCCAGCCCTGTGGTGGTCCCTCCCAGGCTGAACCTCTTGGTTCCCTGATGTGACAGTGAACTACGTACGGTTCTCTGAAGCTCAGGGATCCAGTCCCCGCTGTTGGGACAGATGAGAGAAGAAAGCCCGGAAAGGGATCGTGTGCTGAACCCGGGGTTAGGCAGGGTTCCCACCTTCTGACTCCAGGGCTACCGCTCCACGGGCACCCTCCTTGTTCGGGTTTCTCAGTGACGCTGAGGCCCCCACTTACCAGGAGCGTGTGTCTTTCAAACTTCTTCATTGCCTTTCTGCAGCCCAGTGTCTTGAGATCTTTGAGGGCCTGTGGTGGGACAAGGGGATGATGCTGAGCTCCAGGGGCAGGACGGCAGAGGCCAGGTTGGTGTGCAAATCCAGGGTCTCCTCCTGCACCTGCCCCCGCCAGCCATTTGCCAGTCCTGCTCAAGCCACCAGGCCTTTGCCCATGCTGTGCCCTCGGCCTTGCCCTCCACTGCAATCCACTGTCACCACTCTGTAAAGTCTCCCCAGGTTGTTactgccccttcctgccccagccccagcgcaCCCTGACGGTGTCACGCTCAGCCCCACTGGGCACGGTTTGGTCTGCATCTGTCCCTAGCCTGTGAGTCACTGCTGTGTCCTGCTGGTGCTCAGTGATTGTCACCTGGATGGCTGTGGGCACAGACAGAAGCAGAGTCCCTTCTGCCACCCGTCAGCCCCGAGGGGCTTAGTCACTGGTTTCTCCCCTGGCCAAGGCCCTCCGGTGGCTCCCCAGTGCCCAGAGCCCCAGCACTGTGCCCACAGTCGGCCCCTCGGTCACCATCTCTTGGGGCAGCTCCAGTTCTGCCGCACTATGTACAGGACccagtgcccccctccccccacatctaCACCGCTGCACGGTTCCCCACAAGCGGCCACCCTTTACCGTGCTGTTCAAGTCTCTTCCCTTCCTGACAGCCCCGTTTCACCTTAACCCTCTTCACTGTCCACCTGGCTTCTCTCTCGTGGCCAGGGAACTCCCCAAAGGATGTGCcccttcactcactcactcacttgtCATTCACCTCGAGTCTCCCTAGGCTCCCTGGACAGTGCCAAGCCACAAAAATGGCCTCAACTCGGTGACCACCCTTGTCCCAGAGGGAAGACAGACAATTAGGAGCTCCCAGAGGAGGccaaggcctgcttctccctgagggcaccagggaaggcttcctggaggagggaggtTGGAGCTGGTTCTTGGGGGATGAGCAGGGTTCTCCaggtgggaaagggaaaaggccTTCTAGGCAGGGCAGGAAGCAACAGCAAGCAAGGGCATGGGTGCAGAATGGTGCAGGAGCACACTGGGTATGGAGGAGGACGGAGCTGGGGTGTTTGGGGCACCATGAGGGCTTTGGGGGTAACAAAAATTTCTTGGAGGAGACATGAGGCTGGAGCAGGTGGGAGAGACCAAACCATTCAGGGCTTGAACTTGAGGCTAAGGCCACTGCTTCACCACTGGGATGAGCAGGGTGAAGGTCCAGGGTAAAGGATGAAACCTGAGCTGGAGCAGGGGCTGTGGGGACCCAGCGGTGGGAACAGTGCAAGTGATCAGGGGGCAGGAAGGATGGGGTCGGGGGGTACTGAtggtggaagggagagggagggaactAGGATCTCACCTGGGCATCTGCCTGCCTGGGACTGGGGTGCGGGTGATGGGGCCATTATGAGAGGGGAGAACACAGGACTATGAGTGGGGTTAGGGAAGGATGCTGAGCTCAGTGGGAGCTGCCAGGTCCCGGGGTACGGCCAGGGGGGCACAGACAGAAGTCTGGGTCTCCAGAGATGGATGGGGAAGATCTTTGATCAGCAGATCAAAGTTTAAGCCAAAGAAGGGGAGGCTGTCGggactgtgtgtgtgcgtgcgtgtgtgcgcgtgtgtacaGGGGTCAGAGACCAAAGGCTGATGGCGCTCTGGGGGCCCGCAGCATTTACGGGAAACCACAGTTAGAAGAGCCAGCGCCAGCAGACCGGAGGAATGAGAGACACAAGCAGCCAGGCGGGGAGGAGGCTGGGCAGAGGTAAGAAAGGCCCAGCCTCAGGCCTCCGGCTGCCTACCCGGTTGAGAGCCATCTGGTAGATCTCTTCGGGCGAGTGGCCCTTCTCCCTGGGGCGCAGCTTGTAGCCCAGCTTCTCGGGCATCTTCTCCACCACGTAGTTCCGCAGCTTCAGGTTGTTCACTTCTATCCACGTGTTCTCATCGTACTGAGTGAATTTGGTCAGGTTGAGCCCTAGGCTCTTGCAGAGCTCATGGAGGATCCTGCGGGAGATGGAGGGGCTGGTGAGAGCCAGGCAGGGCGAGCGTGTGTGCGGGGGGGAGTCGGAGCCCCTCTCCGGGGGTCTGGGGATGGGCATCAGGCTGCAGCGGGGCTAGAGTTGGGGTCCTGAGTGCGGGGGCCTGGAATGAAACGGGAGCAAGACTCGAGGCTGGACGGCTGAAGGTGTGGCGGTTCTGGTCTGTGTCTGGAGCAGGAGCTGGCTTTCTCTGGGGCGGAAGTGGTCCTGGGGACAGAGTTCGGGTTGGGGAAGGGACAGGTTAGGGTCTGTAGGTCTGGCTGGACGTGGTGGGGCTGGAGATGGGAGATCctgaagttagaagaaggacagaGGGGGAGGTGGAGTCTTGACCAACTTGACTGGGGGCTTAGGTTTGGGGTCAGAGTTGGAGTTCAGTCTGGCCCTGGAGTGGGGATGGAGTTGGGGATCTGGCTGAGTCTGAGCATAGCCGTGGGACTGTGGGTGGCCTCGGTGCATGCCTGGCTGCCTGGTCAGTCCTTACCTGTGTGAGCTGGGCATGCGCATGGCTCCCAGCTCCCCAATCCAGCCCGTCTTCCGGTCCCGGTAGGTGAAGATGCGGCCCCCGATCCTGTTGTCTGCTTCCAGGATGGTGACCTGAAGGATAGAGGGGACAGCAAGCAGGGCCCTTCAGCTCCTCCCACTGAGCCCCCATCCCCAGCCTTCCATCCCCACCCAAGGCAGCACAGACCTCAACTAGAGAAGGacccccttctttttttatttttttaagattttacttatttgacagacagagatcacaagtaggcaaataggcaggcagagagagggggaagcaggctccttgctgagtggacagcccgatgcagggctcaatcccaggaccctgagatcatgacctgagccaaaggcagaggctttaacccattgagcccccccaggtgcccctaggaccCCTTCTTTATAGAGAAGTGAGAGGAGCTGGGAGAACAGATGTCACAGCAAACATGGACCAAATGACACTCTAGACTACAGCAGGAGACGGCAAGCCAGATTGCAAGGGACTTCCCAGGTCAGAGGGTGGGGAGATTTCCTGCAGGAACAGAGGTCCTGGCAGAACCCATTCTCATTCTCGGATTTCGGTGACAGGGGCAGTCGTTAGATCTCACGGGTCACTTCTCCTTGAGTGGAGTTTCCATCTCCACCAACACAAACTCCCCCCCAGGAGGTCGGAGGACATTCAGAGGGAATTCCCTCAGGAACGTGAGAGAGCAAGACAGGGAAGTCAAAGGCCTCTCAGCGTCCCTCTGGGTTTCACTCCCCAGACCAAGGGGCAAAGC encodes:
- the IL4I1 gene encoding L-amino-acid oxidase gives rise to the protein MGAERAPQSQPCTRYLLVLVSFFLSLEASLDWKTSHSQDPFEKCMHDPDYEVLLKVVTLGLNRTSKPQRVIVVGAGAAGLVAAKVLSDAGHKVTILEADNRIGGRIFTYRDRKTGWIGELGAMRMPSSHRILHELCKSLGLNLTKFTQYDENTWIEVNNLKLRNYVVEKMPEKLGYKLRPREKGHSPEEIYQMALNRALKDLKTLGCRKAMKKFERHTLLEYLLGEGNLSQPAVRLLGDVMSKDGFFYLSFAEALRAHSCLSDRLRYSRIVGGWDLLPRALLSSLSGPVLLHAPVVAITQGTHDVRVHIASSRRARSLKAMTADVVLLTASGPALQRITFSPPLSRRRQEALRALHYVPATKVFLSFRRPFWHDEHIEGGHSSTARPSRVIFYPPPGEGALLLASYTWSDAAASFAGLRPEDAMRVALDDVAALHGPIVYRLWDGSGIVKRWAEDPHSQGGFVVQPPLLWREDKDEGPDYDWAVPYGRIYFAGEHTAYPHGWVETAVKSALRAAVLINSREGHMMVDSDTEEGVVRLVPSRTRCEFEKGGATHAQAVHGITARHTTHKRPEH